A single genomic interval of Lathyrus oleraceus cultivar Zhongwan6 chromosome 7, CAAS_Psat_ZW6_1.0, whole genome shotgun sequence harbors:
- the LOC127106053 gene encoding probable histone H2B.1 yields the protein MAPKGEKKPAEKKPVEEKKSTVAEKVPAEKKPKAGKKLPKDGGAAAGDKKKKRNKKSVETYKIYIFKVLKQVHPDIGISSKAMGIMNSFINDIFEKLAAESSRLARYNKKPTITSREIQTAVRLVLPGELAKHAVSEGTKAVTKFTREKKPAEKKPIEEKKSTVAEKTPAEKKPKAGKKLPKDGGAAAGDKKKKRNKKSVETYKIYIFKVLKQVHPDIGISSKAMGIMNSFINDIFEKLAAESSRLARYNKKPTITSREIQTAVRLVLPGELAKHAVSEGTKAVTKFTSS from the exons ATGGCGCCTAAGGGAGAGAAGAAGCCTGCGGAGAAGAAACCAGTGGAGGAGAAGAAATCAACTGTAGCTGAGAAGGTTCCGGCAGAGAAGAAGCCAAAGGCCGGAAAGAAGCTACCTAAGGACGGTGGTGCCGCCGCCGGAGacaagaagaagaagagaaacaAGAAGAGTGTAGAGACATACAAGATCTACATCTTCAAGGTTCTGAAACAAGTTCACCCTGACATTGGTATCTCAAGCAAGGCTATGGGTATCATGAACAGTTTCATCAACGACATCTTCGAGAAGCTAGCTGCAGAATCTTCAAGACTTGCAAGGTACAACAAGAAGCCAACAATCACTTCAAGGGAAATTCAGACTGCAGTCAGACTAGTTCTTCCCGGAGAATTGGCGAAGCATGCTGTCTCCGAGGGTACAAAAGCTGTAACTAAGTTCACAA GAGAGAAGAAGCCAGCGGAGAAGAAACCCATAGAGGAGAAGAAGTCGACGGTAGCTGAGAAGACTCCGGCTGAGAAAAAGCCAAAGGCCGGAAAGAAGCTGCCTAAGGATGGTGGTGCCGCCGCCGGAGacaagaagaagaagagaaacaAGAAGAGCGTGGAGACATACAAGATCTACATCTTCAAGGTTCTGAAGCAAGTTCACCCTGACATTGGTATCTCAAGCAAGGCCATGGGAATCATGAACAGTTTCATCAACGACATATTCGAGAAGCTTGCTGCAGAATCTTCGAGGCTTGCAAGATACAACAAGAAGCCAACGATCACTTCCAGGGAAATTCAGACCGCGGTCAGGCTTGTTCTGCCCGGTGAATTGGCGAAGCATGCCGTTTCTGAGGGCACCAAAGCCGTAACCAAGTTCACAAGCTCTTAG
- the LOC127106055 gene encoding probable histone H2B.1, whose product MAPKGEKKPAEKKPAEEKKTTVAEKAPAEKKPKAGKKLPKDGGAAAGDKKKKRNKKSVETYKIYIFKVLKQVHPDIGISSKAMGIMNSFINDIFEKLAAESSRLARYNKKPTITSREIQTAVRLVLPGELAKHAVSEGTKAVTKFTSS is encoded by the coding sequence ATGGcgccaaagggggagaagaagcCAGCTGAGAAGAAACCCGCGGAGGAGAAGAAAACGACTGTAGCTGAGAAGGCTCCGGCTGAGAAGAAGCCAAAGGCCGGAAAGAAGCTGCCTAAGGATGGCGGTGCCGCCGCCGGAGacaagaagaagaagagaaacaAGAAGAGTGTGGAGACATACAAGATCTACATCTTCAAAGTTCTGAAACAAGTTCACCCTGACATTGGCATCTCAAGCAAGGCCATGGGTATCATGAACAGTTTCATCAACGACATCTTCGAGAAGCTAGCTGCCGAATCTTCAAGACTTGCAAGGTACAACAAGAAGCCAACAATCACTTCTAGGGAAATTCAGACCGCGGTCAGGCTTGTTCTGCCCGGAGAATTGGCCAAGCATGCCGTCTCTGAGGGTACCAAAGCTGTGACTAAGTTCACTAGTTCTTAG